One part of the Parafrankia discariae genome encodes these proteins:
- the mftR gene encoding mycofactocin system transcriptional regulator (MftR, the mycofactocin system transcriptional regulator, is an uncharacterized TetR family DNA-binding transcription factor. Its role is inferred by context. It occurs as part of the biosynthesis locus for mycofactocin, a partially characterized electron carrier derived from the terminal Val-Tyr dipeptide of the precursor peptide MftA, through a radical SAM enzyme-mediated process.) translates to MAIPPKRPKGRPPVTDHAAIERAAFAVFTERGFDATTLDAIAEAAGVGRRTLLRYYPSKNDIPWGQFDESLVELQKSLAGMPRDLPVHEAVHRAVLAFNHVDPDAVAQHRQRMTLLLRTPTLRAHSALKYRRWREVIASYVAERHDLTPDDLLPRTVGQVTLALALSAYEQWLEHEDRTIEEFLDEALRGLRGYFAGSSG, encoded by the coding sequence GTGGCCATCCCGCCGAAACGACCGAAGGGCCGTCCACCCGTCACCGATCACGCCGCGATCGAGCGGGCGGCCTTCGCGGTGTTCACCGAGCGGGGGTTCGACGCCACCACCCTGGACGCGATCGCCGAGGCCGCCGGCGTCGGACGCCGGACCCTGCTCAGGTACTACCCGTCCAAGAACGACATCCCCTGGGGGCAGTTCGACGAGAGCCTCGTCGAACTGCAGAAGTCCCTGGCGGGCATGCCCCGGGACCTGCCCGTCCACGAGGCGGTGCACCGCGCGGTGCTCGCCTTCAACCACGTCGACCCCGACGCCGTGGCCCAGCACCGGCAGCGGATGACCCTGCTGCTCCGAACACCCACGCTGCGGGCCCACTCCGCTCTCAAGTACCGGCGGTGGCGCGAGGTCATCGCCTCCTACGTCGCCGAACGGCACGACCTGACCCCGGACGACCTGCTGCCCCGCACCGTCGGCCAGGTCACCCTCGCGCTCGCCCTGTCCGCCTACGAACAGTGGCTGGAACACGAGGACCGGACGATCGAGGAGTTCCTCGACGAGGCCCTGCGCGGCCTGCGGGGCTACTTCGCCGGCTCGTCGGGCTGA